Proteins from a single region of Dama dama isolate Ldn47 chromosome 14, ASM3311817v1, whole genome shotgun sequence:
- the AGTRAP gene encoding type-1 angiotensin II receptor-associated protein — protein sequence MELPAVNLKAILLVHWLLTTWGCIVFQGPYPWTNFPILALGVWAVAQRDSVDAISMFLGGLVATIFLDIIYLGIFYPRSSLSDTVRFSAGMAILNLILKPISCFFVYQMYRERGGSLGPSEERSSYQPIDSSEVPADPESKAHVTRGY from the exons GCAATCCTCCTGGTTCACTGGCTGCTGACAACCTG GGGCTGCATCGTGTTCCAGGGCCCGTATCCCTGGACCAACTTCCCCATCCTGGCCTTGGGCGTGTGGGCAGTGGCGCAGCGGGACTCTGTCGATGCCATAAGTATG TTTCTGGGTGGCTTGGTGGCTACCATCTTCCTGGACATTATCTACCTTGGCATCTTCTACCCGAGGTCCAGCCTCTCGGACACGGTGCGCTTCAGCGCAGGCATGGCCATCCTCAACCTGATCCTCAAGCCGATCTCCTGCTTCTTCGTCTACCAAATGTACCGAGAGCGTGGGG GTTCCCTTGGGCCCTCAGAGGAGCGCAGTTCATACCAGCCGATCGACTCCTCAGAGGTGCCTGCTGACCCGGAGAGCAAGGCTCACGTGACCCGAGGATACTGA